In a genomic window of Brassica rapa cultivar Chiifu-401-42 chromosome A10, CAAS_Brap_v3.01, whole genome shotgun sequence:
- the LOC103843955 gene encoding extensin, with the protein MASSSETLDLVVTVVSAKHLKNVNWRNGDLKPYVVLYLDSDHRVSTRSDDSAKPVWNERITLPLTRSVHESVLNVEIFHSDAAKPLVGSVRFPLVRLVDSEGAMVPESISSLELLRPSGRPQGKIRLKLAIKERPIPPPQRPQSHPRDYYSAPQGNHYYSPSPPPPPPPAPITSPSPHRDYREFSPSPSPYPFTDHYYSGFYYPPPPPRSMYDRASNYGQPSAPVDLPLAPPRFPQPSGPSAPVEAFQMNEYKPQAGSRLSSYGVPGGPSAPVDYSPYDHRQLQKTMGGLSLEEERGAAESDFGARPSFSYGREYRREC; encoded by the coding sequence ATGGCCTCCTCGTCTGAGACGCTTGACCTAGTCGTAACCGTCGTCTCCGCCAAGCACCTGAAGAACGTCAACTGGCGCAACGGAGACCTGAAACCATACGTTGTTCTCTACCTCGACTCGGATCACCGCGTCTCCACTCGCTCCGACGATTCCGCCAAACCGGTGTGGAACGAGCGGATCACTCTCCCTCTCACCCGATCCGTCCACGAATCGGTCCTCAACGTCGAGATTTTCCATTCCGATGCGGCGAAACCACTCGTCGGATCGGTTAGGTTTCCTCTGGTTCGATTGGTTGACTCGGAGGGAGCGATGGTTCCCGAATCGATCAGCTCGCTCGAGCTTCTCCGTCCCTCGGGGAGGCCGCAAGGGAAGATACGATTGAAGCTCGCCATCAAGGAGCGACCGATCCCTCCACCGCAGCGTCCTCAATCGCACCCTCGAGATTACTATTCTGCCCCTCAAGGTAACCATTATTACTCCCCAagccctcctcctcctcctccaccagctCCGATCACCTCTCCGTCTCCTCATCGCGACTACAGAGAATTCTCACCTTCTCCCTCTCCTTATCCGTTCACCGATCACTACTATTCCGGATTCTATTaccctcctcctccgccgcgtTCGATGTACGATCGGGCCTCCAATTACGGCCAGCCATCTGCTCCAGTCGATCTTCCTTTAGCTCCTCCTCGGTTTCCACAGCCCAGTGGGCCTTCAGCTCCCGTCGAGGCCTTTCAAATGAACGAGTATAAGCCGCAGGCGGGCTCGCGGTTGTCCAGCTACGGAGTGCCAGGTGGCCCATCGGCGCCAGTCGATTACTCCCCTTATGATCACAGGCAGTTGCAGAAGACGATGGGTGGGTTGAGCTTGGAGGAAGAGAGAGGTGCTGCAGAGAGCGACTTTGGAGCTAGGCCCAGCTTCAGCTACGGCCGTGAGTATCGCCGTGAATGTTAG
- the LOC103843958 gene encoding GDP-mannose transporter GONST2 — protein MTAAELEAGVSPEPDVSELNIFSDNGSQSVVSQLLDHIHSHEKSSQRRGGFSERFLRWRRRYLPVGGDNRRDHGSLKHSGPLVSGAAYCISSCSMILMNKVVLSTYNFNAGISLMLYQNLISCLVVALLKFSGVVSVEKFNWKLIRVWLPVNVIFVGMLISGMYSLKYINVAMVTILKNATNIITAIGELYMFRKRQNNKVWAAMFMMIISAISGGITDLTFNAVGYTWQTANCVLTASYSLTLRRVMDKAKQSTKSGSLNEVSMVLLNNLLSLPFGITLIVLLGEWRYVISTDVTKDAMFWVVATASGFLGLAISFTSMWFLHQTGPTTYSLVGSLNKVPISLSGLVLFNVPLSLPNLFSILFGLFAGVVFARAKMS, from the exons ATGACTGCTGCTGAACTTGAAGCGGGTGTGTCCCCTGAACCTGATGTATCCGAGCTGAATATTTTCAGTGATAATGGTAGTCAAAGTGTTGTCTCTCAACTTCTTGATCATATCCACAGCCACGAGAAGAGTTCCCAGCGTAGAGGAGGTTTTAGTGAAAG GTTTCTCAGATGGAGACGGAGATATCTTCCGGTTGGTGGAGATAATAGACGTGACCATGGCTCTCTGAAACATTCAGGACCCCTTGTTTCTGGAGCAGCTTACTGTATCTCTTCATGTAGCATGATACTAATGAACAAAGTTGTTCTCTCCACCTATAATTTCAATGCAGGAATCTCTTTGATGTTGTATCAA AACTTAATCAGCTGTTTGGTGGTAGCTCTATTAAAATTCTCTGGAGTGGTTTCAGTTGAAAAATTTAACTGGAAGTTGATCAGAGTTTGGTTGCCTGTCAATGTTATCTTTGTTGGCATGCTGATCTCTGGGATGTACAG TTTGAAATACATAAACGTTGCTATGGTGACTATTCTGAAGAACGCAACGAATATTATTACAGCCATAGGGGAACTATACATGTTCCGCAAAAGGCAGAACAACAAAGTTTGGGCTGCAATGTTCATGATG ATCATCTCTGCAATCAGTGGAGGCATCACGGATCTCACGTTCAATGCTGTAGGGTACACGTGGCAGACTGCCAACTGCGTTCTAACCGCTAGTTATTCA CTTACTCTGCGTAGAGTCATGGACAAAGCAAAACAGTCCACAAAATCAGGGTCCCTTAATGAGGTGTCAATGGTGCTGCTTAATAATCTCTTGTCACTACCTTTTGGCATCACCTTGATCGTCTTACTTGGTGAATGGAGATACGTAATAAGCAC TGATGTGACAAAAGATGCAATGTTTTGGGTGGTCGCAACAGCAAGCGGCTTCCTTGGTCTAGCCATCAGCTTCACATCTATGTGGTTCTTGCATCAAACCGGACCCACAACATACAG TCTGGTGGGTTCATTAAACAAGGTTCCGATATCATTATCTGGTCTTGTACTCTTCAATGTCCCTCTCAGTCTCCCAAATTTGTTCAGCATACTTTTTG GTTTATTTGCTGGAGTTGTCTTTGCCAGAGCCAAGATGTCCTAA
- the LOC103843960 gene encoding uncharacterized protein LOC103843960 yields the protein MGVKVATTSTFHHLVSQTLVSSAVSSPSKRRSFGHDGRSLSCRSLMQTPPPSSPLFGSLRHSKSSCELLKSSTPTKTQLIRRAFTGSVDPFSEEEFSKKMQELSLKFQSSNEEENSFGLDRSSTSVEPPWPEMVQMSSIERKANSVDLPISLRIIKRKLRMEEGVVMTQVGESAVKRAFSSMVFMIRELQSFTLHMRELLLFEDLQGILLRVRKEMHASFVWLFQQVFSATPTLMVSVMILLANFTVYSIGSNSALAAAATPPTATVSFRFDQTEISTSHEKFDSSAIKTFSVSSPNGKTSFVGGGGNGGNNVPPVQSGTGGDGSDQFRTPSQFSSSSLGAAADSEVSVSGQEESRLWNSIMEESEKMEKLDHETMKQMVAPVEARLEAEESMDYFKTELLYQTGLSQQPDNVLLLANYAQFLYLIIHDYDRAEKYFKRAAKAEPADAEALSKYATFLWKARNDIWRAEETFLEAISADPTNSFYSANYAHFLWNTGGDETCFPLDAPPQQNTT from the exons ATGGGCGTGAAAGTAGCAACGACCTCAACCTTCCACCACTTGGTGTCTCAAACCCTAGTTTCCTCCGCCGTTTCTTCTCCTTCAAAACGACGTAGCTTCGGACACGACGGACGGTCTCTCTCCTGTCGCTCCCTCATGCAGACCCCTCCTCCTTCTTCACCTCTCTTCGGCTCTCTCCGCCACTCCAAGTCGTCATGCGAGCTCTTGAAATCATCGACACCGACCAAAACTCAGCTCATTCGCCGAGCTTTCACCGGAAGCGTCGACCCTTTCTCCGAGGAAGAGTTCTCCAAAAAGATGCAAGAGCTGTCTCTCAAGTTCCAATCCTCAAACGAAGAGGAAAACAGTTTCGGTCTCGACAGATCATCCACTTCAGTGGAACCCCCGTGGCCCGAGATGGTGCAAATGTCTTCCATCGAGAGGAAAGCGAACAGCGTCGACCTCCCCATCTCTCTCCGCATCATTAAAAGAAAGCTACGGATGGAGGAAGGAGTTGTTATGACACAAGTGGGTGAATCAGCTGTTAAAAGAGCCTTCTCGTCCATGGTGTTTATGATTCGCGAGCTGCAAAGCTTCACGCTGCACATGAGAGAGCTTCTCCTCTTCGAAGATCTCCAAGGGATCCTCCTCCGCGTCAGAAAAGAGATGCATGCCTCCTTCGTGTGGCTGTTCCAGCAAGTCTTCTCCGCGACTCCGACCTTGATGGTCTCTGTGATGATCCTCCTCGCAAACTTCACTGTTTACTCTATCGGCAGCAACTCCGCTTTAGCCGCCGCCGCCACGCCTCCAACGGCCACCGTCTCTTTCAG GTTCGACCAGACGGAGATAAGTACTTCCCATGAGAAGTTCGACTCCTCGGCTATTAAGACATTTTCTGTTTCTTCTCCCAACGGGAAGACATCTTTTGTCGGCGGAGGAGGAAACGGCGGGAATAACGTCCCTCCGGTGCAGAGCGGGACAGGCGGAGATGGTTCTGATCAGTTCAGAACACCGTCTCAGTTCTCATCATCGTCTCTCGGCGCAGCTGCGGATTCAGAGGTATCTGTGTCGGGACAGGAAGAAAGTAGACTGTGGAACTCGATCATGGAGGAGTCTGAGAAGATGGAAAAGTTGGATCACGAGACGATGAAGCAGATGGTTGCTCCAGTGGAGGCACGGCTAGAAGCAGAAGAGTCCATGGATTACTTCAAGACGGAGCTTCTCTACCAAACGGGTCTGTCTCAGCAGCCTGATAACGTTCTCCTTCTTGCTAATTACGCTCAGTTTCTCTACCTAATCATACATGATTACGACAG AGCGGAGAAGTATTTCAAGAGAGCGGCAAAAGCAGAGCCAGCGGATGCGGAGGCGCTGAGTAAATACGCGACCTTCTTGTGGAAGGCAAGGAACGATATCTGGAGAGCAGAGGAAACGTTCTTGGAAGCAATCTCTGCTGATCCAACAAACTCATTTTACTCTGCCAACTACGCACATTTCCTTTGGAACACCGGTGGTGACGAGACGTGTTTCCCTCTCGACGCTCCACCACAACAGAACACAacctaa
- the LOC103843954 gene encoding josephin-like protein, which produces MSDHQRRMMLNGCFIRKSLFHRLNKATGTKRISTSTRPVPRDASVNQPAIKGPHGGKIPGCTTSCGLRLPRKTEVTAAKMIKQLGCKFAKGLRLVVMRKKRKSPPSKGSSFSSGRSQPSIMPISNDNHRSEAIEDCIEFINSSSSFNRSNSTC; this is translated from the exons ATGAGTGATCACCAAAGAAGAATGATGCTAAATGGTTGCTTCATTAGAAAGAGCCTTTTTCATCGCTTAAACAAAG CTACTGGAACAAAACGAATCAGCACAAGCACTAGACCAGTTCCGAGAGATGCCTCAGTTAATCAACCCGCAATCAAGGGACCTCACGGTGGTAAGATCCCCGGGTGCACAACGAGCTGCGGATTAAGGTTACCGAGGAAGACAGAGGTCACAGCAGCAAAAATGATCAAGCAACTTGGCTGTAAATTTGCAAAAGGTTTGCGTCTGGTggtgatgaggaagaagaggaaatctCCACCGTCAAAgggttcttctttttcttccggGAGGTCTCAGCCGTCGATCATGCCCATAAGCAATGACAATCATAGATCAGAGGCTATAGAAGACTGCATAGAGTTCATCAACTCATCATCCTCCTTCAACAGATCAAACTCTACTTGTTAA